In Oryza brachyantha chromosome 2, ObraRS2, whole genome shotgun sequence, a single window of DNA contains:
- the LOC102718429 gene encoding NADH dehydrogenase [ubiquinone] 1 alpha subcomplex subunit 9, mitochondrial: MQAAAWRRQLLERHLSPTTAAAISAFRSASQPALAPQGLGGADGARYMSARAPAVKGTGHLVRKGTGGRSSVSGIIATVFGATGFLGRYLVQQLAKMGTQVLVPFRGSEDCHRHLKLMGDLGQIVPMKYNPRDVNSIKAVMAKSNVVINLIGREYETRNYGFEEVNHHMAEQLAMISKEHGGIMRFIQVSCLGASASSPSRMLRAKAAGEESVLKEFPEATIMRPATMIGTEDRILNRWAQFAKNWSFLPLVDGGTTKIQPVYVVDVAAAIVNSLKDDGTSMGKTYELGGPEIYTVHELAELMYETIREWPRYINVPLPVARAISSPREMLLNKVPFPLPSPSIFNLDQINAFSVDNLVSENALTFADLGIMPHKLKGYPVEFLVCYRKGGPAFGSTVSEKIRSSEL; the protein is encoded by the exons atgcaggcggcggcgtggcggcggcagctccTGGAACGCCACCTCTCCCCTACCACCGCGGCGGCCATCTCCGCCTTCAGATCCGCCTCGCAGCCGGCGCTCGCTCCCCAAG GGCTGGGGGGAGCAGATGGCGCGAGGTACATGTCCGCGAGGGCGCCGGCGGTCAAGGGGACGGGGCATCTCGTCCGCAAGGGGACCGGAGGGAGGTCGTCTGTGAG TGGAATCATAGCTACGGTGTTTGGGGCTACTGGATTTCTTGGCCGCTATCTTGTGCAACAACTTG cAAAGATGGGGACTCAGGTGCTTGTCCCATTTAGAGGATCTGAGGATTGTCACCGGCACCTGAAGTTGATGGGTGACTTGGGTCAG ATTGTTCCTATGAAGTACAATCCAAGAGATGTGAATTCGATCAAGGCTGTCATGGCCAAGTCCAATGTAGTCATTAACCTCATAG GACGTGAGTATGAAACAAGAAACTATGGATTTGAAGAAGTAAATCATCATATGGCTGAACAACTTGCAATG ATTTCTAAGGAGCATGGGGGTATTATGAGATTTATCCAGGTTTCTTGCCTAGGAGCATCAGCCTCTTCACCTTCTAGAATGTTGAGGGCAAAGGCTGCTGGGGAGGAATCTGTGTTGAAAGAATTTCCTGAG GCTACAATTATGAGGCCTGCAACTATGATTGGTACAGAAGATCGGATTTTGAACAGATGGGCacagtttgcaaaaaattggAGTTTCCTCCCGCTTGTTGATGGTGGAACTACAAA GATTCAGCCTGTTTATGTTGTCGACGTTGCTGCTGCTATTGTCAACTCCCTCAAGGATGATGGCACCAGCATGGGAAAGACCTATGAACTTGGTGGACCTGAAATTTATACTGTTCATGAGCTG GCTGAGCTGATGTATGAGACAATACGTGAATGGCCACGGTATATCAATGTTCCTCTTCCTGTTGCAAGG GCTATTTCTTCTCCAAGGGAAATGCTGCTAAACAAAGTGCCCTTCCCCTTGCCAAGCCCATCAATTTTCAACCTAGATCAGATTAATGCATTTTCTGTAGACAACTTAGTGTCTGAAAATG CTCTCACTTTTGCGGACCTTGGAATCATGCCTCACAAATTGAAGGGGTATCCGGTTGAGTTTCTTGTCTGTTATCGAAAGGGTGGTCCAGCTTTTGGTTCTACTGTCAGTGAGAAGATACGAAGTTCCGAGCTGTAG